The genomic stretch GTTTATATTTTACCTAATGGATCACAGTTCTTAGACCGTAGCGTCATCTTCAGCTTGAGGAGCTGTTTCCATTACTGCCTCTGTGATTGCTTCTACTCCATTTTCTTGCTCAGGCTCGGATTCATGTGTAATGTCTTCCTCTTCAGAATCACTGGAGTCAACATTTTCCTCATCACTTTGTAACGCATTTCACAAAACTGTAAGCATTTTCTGCTCATTTTCGTAGCTGTGTCTTTTTATCTaaacagtaataaaaattaaaaaaatcattaataaatgCAAATGATAACAAAATAACAGCAATAACGACAAAAGTCAAATAACTTAGCTTGTTAAAAGCTAAATTATACTCAGAATGGTAGGGTGACAATGACCCAAGTAACTAACAAGTATATCATCGCAGTCTAGACACTGGCAGCTCCAGTTGCTGAAAAGAGGAGGAACATAAGTGCAAACACTGTGTAATCtatgattaaaattttgttcagTTGATTGTCACCCCACCACTCACGCATCGGGttaacaatcatttttttcaaaggaTTTTTTGAGATCTTGGAGTAGTTATCAGCTGTTTCGAAATAGTCCTTTTTGTCCATTGTTCAACCTTGAACCATTTATCtattattgaatgaaaacaaTTACTTTTCTTCAAACCTTCGgcaatgttaaaatattttcttattatggTCAAGGGATGCTTATTTCTTCCCCTTAAAAATATGAGGAATTAAAAACAGTACACTCcaatttgagaaaaatgtcTTATTCTCAATAAATTTCAAGAGTGATATCTTAAAAAGGGTTGAGAGAAAAAAAGTTGTATTAAGGGcaacatttatcataattttatacaggcatgaatttataaacaccttgtatataataTTCTTGATTTGTGGTCTATTTAAATAGATAACATTGATTTTATCAATAGAAGTAATTTTTGACGGTTTGGTCCAACTATTTAACATTTTAGTTGTTATTGATTTTGATTGatcaatttctaaattgaaGCCACAGTGAGCATCGATTATCCAGAATAATTGCTGCATGTCAGTGTCCGGGAAATTGAAATTCCGGATAACTGATTTGGActcgattttaattttattcacacTGTAATATGTAATGTAATTCAactatttaatcaatatatacaCCGCAAACATAggatttttaaacagaaaacaGCAAATAGAATTTACATAACGCCTTTAATTAACCTAAACACAAAAATGGCAATATACAAAGTCATTGTGGAACCTATTTTAACGTTTGGATGTGAATACTGGAAACTAATAGATAGGAGAAAAATATAGAGGCTGTGAAAATAAACTACTTAAGAAGATTGGGCAGGATATCTAGAACAGAGTATATGCAGAATGAAGATATTTGAAGAAGAACAGGTCGACTTCAGATAGAATACAGACTAAGTAACTGCTCTGGTACCGTCTGGTGACGAGGATGAAGCAGAACAGGTGGCCGAAGaaagcattgatgtatcaaccgcaAAATAGAAGGAGACGAGGAAGACCTTCAAGGACCTGGAAGGAAACAATTgcacaaaatatgaaagacagaGTTATCCAGGAAAACGATTGGATATATAGAAAAGTGTAGCGTACGAAATGCGGGATGCGGCAAAGAAAGCTATAAGACCCCCGCTGTGTATATACCTTTAATTATGTAAATTACAGTACTGTAGGTTTGAGGATGCTGACAAATGAAATCagatatttttttgcttaagACTACTTCTAACACGTTTTTTTGCAGCTAAATCTCTTAGTCTTTTTTAGGACAAAAGCTGAATGGTGTCACACTCAGCTTGACGCTCTAGCCACTTCGTAGCTTTTTCCAAACAAGTAGATATCTCATCGGGGGTCTGAACATCGTTTTCTACCCCAGTGTCTTCTCCATCCTCCTCTTCCTCTCCTACTTTCTGATTATCGTTCTTTAATTCTTTATCTGCTGCACAATTTCTTCATCAGAAAAAATCTGATAATCAGGATCGTCGACGTCGCAATTTAACCAATCGCTTATATTGGCATTGTCACACTCCTCAAAACCTGGTGCTTCTTTGATAATTTCTCTTATTCCATCCGGATCATCACTTACTTGTGGTTCTTGAGGATCATCCTCATGTAGACGGCgtcttttaaattcaatttcttgTTACTGCTTAGCACAGATTCTGCTCCATTCTCCATATTTAGAAGCAGCATTTGAAACAATTGCTGTCTGTAGAAGCTTTTAAATGTTTCCATCACACCCTGGTCCATTGGTTGTAGGACTAACGTCACATTTGGTGGAAGAAACAACACATTGAACTTAGTGAGTTGGTGCATTATCTTCAAGTAAGAGCATTTTACCGATTGAACCTGTATTTGGTGGGTGTTTTTCCACGTGTGGGGTAAAAACGTTCTTATACCAGTTACCAAAAATCTGTTTCCATCCagtaattgttttgatttttgtatacaatagagAGCTTGCTTATGACTTTAAAACATATATGCTGCTTTGCTTTCCCAATAATAAGCAGCGGGAGCCTTGATCACCAGTAGAGTTAGCACAAACCAAGGGTGTAATGCAGGCATTTTTGGCTTTGTACTCAGACGCTGCAGTTTCCCTTTTGGAACCAAGGGACTTGGTTGGTAGCTTTGACCTGTTTCGCATTGTCAAAACAACCAGCTATGCATAATTCATTAAATGACTTCTTTAAATTTTCGGCAGATACTATAACCATCTGACAGTCTCTCACCTTGTATGTCTAGCTCCCTTATCCCGTGCCCGGATTTAAAGCGTTGAAACCAGCCAGTTGTCGCTTTAAAATTAGGATCACCTTTCATTTGGTTTACCTGTAGTGCTTTTTCACAAATGATCGGTTCGTTAATTGGTTGTCCTTGACTTCTAATTTGTATAAACCAAGTATACATTGCCAAGTACGGCTCATGATTGTCTGCTGATTTCATCGATTTTCTTATTGTACTCTCATCTTTACTGTCTAGTTTGGATGCATAGTCTTTGATTGTTTGACGCTGCCTTTTGATGTCCGAAATCGTAGAGGTGCCTACCTTGTACTGCCGCGCTAAACTAGCCCCGCTTACGCCACGATCTAGCtcttccaatattttttctgcAATTGACAAAGCTAGCTACACGTTTACGTTTAGTCGACATCACTTACAACGAAAACAACTTAATTTATCAGTAAATTTAGTACAATATGTAATCACAAAAACACAATCACAACTTAACCAGGAAATGTAAGATTGTCGACTGATAAAATGATGGGATTACGGGCGTTCCTGAACAGCAACgagctattttttttttctaatttttaaccAACGAACGTCCCGAGGATCAGTATTCGGATAATTGATGCTCTACTGTATTTTACATTTTAGTTCAATTTTAGCCGTTATTGATATTTACCAATATTGATTAATTTCTAAACTGAAACTATAATCAAAATGTTTGTCTAATAAATGATATCCAAAGCAATAATGAACAATTTTCTCTACGTTTATTGATTCTCGGTTTCAGTACTGGATCCTTATTGGATTTTTTACTTTAGGTATTTGTGATGTTTCTTGTGTTTTTCCTGAGTTTTGTATTGATTTTAGTATCTCAAAAAATCTTTGGTTGTCaatgttttgatatttctattCTGGATAACTCacagtaattattttttattttcattttcaagtaGCCTATCATCTGGTGAATATTTCAAGGGATTTATCACACTAACAActgtttgtttaaaatatttggcTGTTTCAGTACTTTCCATAGTTTTTGAGTATAGTTAAATCAAATAGAATTCTTTGGGTTCATTTTAACTTTTtgcaattacttttttttatatcatcacACGCGGAAATTCATCGAAACCTCTCACgaggattcaattttttttctaattttcaaccAATGGACGTCTGGATAACTGATTTTCGGATAATTGATGctttaatttataatcaaacTTTTGTCTAATAAATGATAACCAAagcaataataatcaatttgcTCTAACTACGTTTATTGAATGTCTGTTTCAGTACTGGATCCTTAttggattttttctttttttttactttaggTGTGTGTGATGTTTATTGtgtttttcctgaattttgtATTGTTTCTAGAATCTCAAAGAATCTTTGGTTGTCATTGGCTTCAAGTAGCCTATCAACTGGCGAATATTTCAGGGGATTTATCACAATTTCTCCATTTTGTTGGGATCTTTGGATTTATCTTAACtttttgcaattattttttggGGCAACTGCAACTCCTGTGCCTGGTATCTACTAGTTTTGAGAGATTACCAACCgagtcaatatttttttttcttttcattgtttgatgttatacgtttattataatgaataaaggGGACTTTGGgtggttatttatttaaaaaaatatacgcCAGATCTTAAACCAGCTAATAAAAAACGCAGATTGTTATCACATCAACTTTCGTTTTAGTGTTGATTTTcccttaaaaaaattaagttggaattttttaaaacgtTGGTAATATTTATACccaacacactatttacaccaacacacaattatactgtttgacacgttgtcgtcttcagagactgaaggtaaactaaaacctaatgacttaacttcttatgttggatacaatgaaaataatcagtCTGGAGTGTAACTGCACGTAGCGgtatttttcctaaatacatcaaattctagcTTATTCGTATTCCTAATtactaaagtatctaaaaatgttAACTGTCCATTGTTTTCCATTTCATAGGTGAACTTCATACATGAACATTTTGAATTGGATTCCAAAATGAATTCGTCTACGTTTCCTTTCTTTATATGAAATATAGCGAAAACAAGATCCATCATATCATCATagtttagtctctgaagacgacaacttggttatcgaaacgcgcgtcagacagtgtaattgtgagtagtTGAGTAAACAGTGTGTCCAAACTAATGTTTTTCATTTcctattattttgaaacttatcagttttacaaattttataaaaattatttttgctgcCAGCTGTGCCATAAGAATTACaccaacaaaaaatatcttttgagTGGCTCAATTTAAATGATCATCGACTGTTTTGCCATTTTATCACTTTATTGATATATTCTCCGCTTTAAATTTCTTCATTGtacattattatgaaatattaaattttcatatgtaTTCTAATTTGTTAGGAAACCAAAAGCATTAAGGAAACGCTATTAAGTGGTCAAACAAGTACTCATAGATTTTCTACAAATAGACACAGTTGGAAAACCACAAAAATATGTGAGTAGTAATCAGCGTTTCCTTTTAAAGACAAAAatgcattttatttataaattcattcattaataAGAATTCTGTgtattccaaaaataataaaaggtGACTAGTCTGATAATGGTTGTGTTCTATAAGCCTATTAAAGTAGATGTTAATTgggtaatttttaataattttaaatcatcGATGGTCATCTGCATGTTACATGCTACTTATTGTTCCATTATTTGAATCATTGTGTAAAacgaattatttaaaattccaaccgtcaatatttaaatttattactttacGTCATacttttcatacatttttttaaaaatattactctaataataaaatcactTAATCCGTGATTATGAAACAGTTCATTTGACTattactgtatatatatattcgtGGATTTTTTACTCTAATTATTTGTATtctcttttaaaattttaatttttagtttcaatGTTCACTCTGTATTTCCATATACCGCCTccagtattaattttttattttaaattgatccAAGTtgtggaaatttttaataattaaatgaaattttaaataattcgtATTAATAGTTTCGCTATATTTATTTCCAGTTAGTGATCATCAAACTAGTTTAGGAAGACAGAAAAAATACCTTCTAACCAATACTGTATATTTAACTAACAAATCAGatgtgtttatatttttatatgaaattgtaCAGTTGTGTTAActattttgtacaatttaaGTAAATGTGTTGGTTAAAATATGGTAGGCGGTCGCAGCACgattaaaaaaagataatttttaatttttttgagtctggaaatttaattgtaaatgaACATAGacaatttttactaatatttatagGAATATGAAATTTAATCAACTTGTATATCAACTGAAAAGCTGGCTTCGATTTAAATTAGGTCAGAACAACTTCTACTTttcatacacaatttttttccaaatttcttttttttttttggcaaatatACATGATTCTCCATGCCATTTTCCTATTGggatttaaaaactttttaaaattttgaaagtttattgTCAAAAACTAGTTAAATGGTTCGAAAATATTCATCGATTCAAAGTTACAATCGATGTCTCAGATTTGTGGATCTGAAGACTTTAAAAGTAGATAGTTGGGTTATATTACACTagtttatgtaatttttttatttgtttcaatatgcCAAACTTCACTTTTAAGTGTTGAACACTGAGGTATTCACTTATCGGTATACCAACGTTGTATGGCCTGCTTAATTCTACTGAATTTCTTCTACACGATGGTATAAGGGTGTGTTTTAGGTTTAACTTGATAGAATTTTGTAAGTTTATTGTCCAAAACTAGTTAAATGgttcgaaaatattcattggTTCAAAGTTTATAATCAATGTCTCATAATTGTGAATCTGAAGACTTTAAAATTAGTTAGTTGGGTTACATTACACtagtttatgtttttttttgcttgAATATGTCAAACTTCACTTTTAAGTGTAGGTGGTGGTATAAGGGTGTGATTTGGGTTTAACTTTATAGTATATTGAAACTTTTGTGTCCAAAACTAGTTAAATGGTTCGAGGTTCAAAGTTTTCAGTCACTTTCTTAGATTTGTGTATCTGAAAGTCTTGAAGATAAATATACTACCCAATGTACCATATACACTAAGCGCTTGTGTTAAAAAGTATTCAGTGCGGCGGAGTTTacacatcatttattataatcCGAGTTCATTTGACATTTTCTTGTTCTTGCTTCCACCTGTTTGCCATTTATTCAGTGTAAGTTCTTGTTCCTTCTCGTTGGCCCTGCTTGTACCTCTATCCTTTCTCCAATAGAGTCTTACCCTTTCCTCCATTAGTAAATCTATTGGTAGTATTCCAGACACTGTTAGTACTATTCCTTGACTTCGAGAAAGTAGCTCTCGATATTTACTTATGTTATTGCTCTTATTCGTATGGTTGCTCCATAGAGGAGTATGAACTCCACAATTCCATATAGGGCTTTTCTCTGTAGACCACTGGGTCCTCTAACGTTTGGCATTATGGTTGACAGAATTTTTGTTCTTGTCGGCGCTTTTTTAGCTGCATATACAACGTATGCACCGTCGTCCAGGACGACACCCAGGTATTTGATTGCTCTTGACCGGATGATAATTTGGACCTCGAAGTCCGTTCTATAGTTTCTTGGTCCTTTAAGGATGATATATTCCGTTTTGTCGGATGCCAACAGCAGTCTGTGCTTACTTATCCAGTTTATCACTTGGTATATAGTTGTTGCTATTCTTGTATTTAATACAGCTGTGCAGTTTGCTTCTACGATGATTGACAGATCATCTGCAAATGCAATCATTATTGCCACATCCGAGTATTCGCATTTAAGTAGGTTATCATATAGGAGGTTCCATAACAAGGAGGCCCAGTATCCATCCTTGGGGCACACCATAATTTTCCTGTTTCCATCAGGATGGTCCTGATTACAGCCTGTTTCGTCTGAAATGCTCAGTCTTTCATCCGCATGTATTGGTACCTAGGTATCAACTTTTTTACAGGCCtgtgaaattttttaacgacatctctataatttttttttcaattgacaaATGCACAGAACTCGAAGCcatctttcaattttttataagtattttCTTAGGAATCTCTGTGATTATGCCACgtgtttttatcaatatttggaattataaaatttgtactATAATCtcgaattatttaaaatcaagtGCTCAGATATTATTACAGGATTAGATAccaatttttgttcattataaaTTACTAACAAACGaacatttatttgtatttagtaGTATTGAGAGTAAGAAATTTGAAgctagaaaatcaatttttttacttcaaaaaagggaattttcaatttattgtgtAGGGCGTTgtatgatattgaaaaaaattttattgatatctaACATTCTATTTGATTGTATACATTAGCAGAACATGTTCACAAAATAtcttaaataagtttttttccaatttcgtGTCTTTCGACTGACACATTGGCGTAGAAGGTCTTAGTCATTGCCatgtattttgattatttattttgttgcgTCAATTTACCTTATTTGGCGCAAAGTaccaatcgatttttttgtaagGAAAAGAAAATGTGCTTTAAGCATTTTCAACCAATTGTTACTACTTAAGGAAATTTTAAAGTGATATTTTCTGTGAAAAttatatgtattgtttttttaatactatatttttgacaaatcaGATCTTTTAATTTATACCTTCCACCTGATTTTGTTCAGGGTATTCCAACCAAGATGTGCTGAATAAACAGgtatattgaaaacaatttagaaGCTCGTTTccgttgaaatatttttagttttgtggGACTTCCTGTGGTtccaattttcatttacttattttttggAAGATGTAGTGCATGCATTCATTCGCGACTGTAGCGGGCAGGGGCTGTCCACAGCGCGGATTCTTGTCTCTTACCCTGTGGTGTCTGGTTGATACGTAGATgacttatttttaattaaacttcGCCCGGGAAAGGACGCGAGACCGCATGACAAGGGCCTTGCGACTAGTGGACAGTCTACGGATTAACTCAAGGAAAACCGAGCTTCTTTTTTACCAGGGGGCACAACACTGGCACTTTCCCAAATACGTACTCTAAGAGCTGTAATATCTGGGATTAACTCTGGATACAAAACTGTTCTAGTACGAACACGtgaacaacaaaataaaaaaggccACCTGCTCCCTATGTGCATGTAAAAGTGCCTTCGGTTGACATGGGGTGTTTCATCTAAGATCCTCTGGATTTAAAACCCTCCACGCATAGAGGACCATCGTGTAGTGACCCTGTACGGTTATagcaaaaaagcaaaaacaagAGTGCGACTGGACAGAGGTCAACGCCTCGCGTGTTTCATTATCACAGTATCCATGCGTCAGCCCCAACTAGGGTCCGTGGGATCCTACAGAGTCTCCTACCTTTGATACAATTTGAAACTAGGAGGATGGCATACAGGCTGAATAATAAGGGCTTGGTACATCACTGGGAGAGATCAGTGAACTAGTCATTTTAAACTTACTACTGTCTTTGGTATTCGCTGTGATGGAATGTGAATGCGTGATACTCAATCGACGCCATAGAAACACAATCTCAATCTACTCAGATAGCAGAGCTGCCATACAAGCCATAACAGCCGAAAGGGTGTGTTCTATACTATTGCTGGAGTGTAATAAAGTCCTAAAAGAACTGGTGGAGTGATGGCAGATTGGTTGGGTGCCCGGTCACTCGAGCAACAAGGGCAACTACGAAGCGTACTCACCCGTCACCCTGGGATCGTCGAACTCACCAATAGGTCCAAAACTCATTCTTGGTGTAGCCAATGCTACTATTGCATCTCTGATAGTCATATCTCACTGACTGCTCCTATAGTTCAAAGTCGGTTACCCCCCTTACTGGCGTTCCACTTAGCTTCCTATAATCCCTCCCTTCTATACATTATTTATACCCGTCGGTATAATTATGTTTTGTACAACAACTTTTTCTAATATCGGCCGtttctaacctaactttttaatatatcttcaatatttttgttttattggttGGTATAAACAGAAAAGGGCTATAATGTGATGACCACGAATATTTATTGtgggaaatattttgaaaaacctaAAAGTGCAAGGagaatattgtaattttatttagcGGAAAACGGATACATGGGTCATAGAAGAAATGTACACAGATGACAATTTAGGGTACATTCCACTAAGCGTTCACGGCGCCTGAAATACTGTTTTTGGACAACTAGCACATAGCAACTACGAGCGTTGAAAAGATTAACGGAAATTTCAAACTCTCGCAACCATGAGaatctatttcattatttgatgcggTATGGGGTATTATAAGTACTTTTGAAGCATTCTTGTGACGCACCATCATGTTTGTCGCAAAGagatattaaattaatatctcTATGGTTTGTCGCGAGTGCTTAGTAGAATGCACCATTAGGcacataacctcgaaatttgaaattgacattGTTAATCGTTTACTTTTGTATGTGTgataggatatttttaatattttataaaaatgatgagAACACTTCAAGACTTCGAGCTTCCTCTAGATGGACAAATCTCTCTATGCCAAATAAACGGTAGAGTATTTTACACAAATTTCGATATCGCCAATTTGAACGCGTTAACGAATACAGTAAGttataaaacgatttttttacaattattaatatacacTGATTGTAGTTAGAGCATCATCCTAAAATTCACATTACCAGAGACTTATTGCATCCAACAACGTCGGGTGACGAAGGGAAAGCTCTGTTCTTACCTGTAGATGTTTCTTTTCTCAAACAACTAACTCAAGTTTATTATGAACAGGGTTATATTGAAGCACTGCATACAGCAGCTTCTCacaatcaattatttatatctaaatCTTCCAAAGCAATATTagcattattaaaatatattaggaAAGTTAGGTTATTAATTAATCCAAATTTAAGATACAGTGGCCCTAGTTTAATAGGTAACTATACACAAACCAGGAATTGGCTTAATACTACGATCAGATATATTTCTTGGCATCCTTATTGCATCAAAGTGGCAATAGTTACTTGTGATGACAGTGTGAGAATTTTCAGTAATGATTCCAATTCAGTTTCTccattgttaaaatataaactCCAGAAACATATTACTTGTGTCGCATGGAGACCAATGTCAAATACAGAAATTGCAGTGGCACATGAAAACGGGATAATCGTATGGAATATTGATCCTAACTCTCTGGTAAGTTGATTTTTATCATTGAAACTATACTATTCATTGCTGTTGATTTGTTTAGATTACCAGACCCTCGATAAGTAATGCAACTGTATTGCAAAGGGAAGATCACAGACCTGTTATGAGTATGGCATGGTCTCCTAAAGGTGATAAATTAGCTACTGTAGCAGCATGTGACAGGACAATATATATTTGGGATGTAGAATTAGGAAAAACTAGTATTTTGAAGAGATCTGGAGGCTCAggaaatattctaataaaatggTCTCCCACTGGGGAAAAACTTTTGACCTGCACAAATAGTCTTGTATTTAGGTAAGTGttatattatcatttaaaatatttccaaactaATCGAACATTTTTAACTACTTGACATATATacaattcattcattcatttattagGATAATGATGAGGATGATGTCCTCAACAcacttaataaaaaaactttccgCAAACAAAGCCCAAACCAATGAATTAGAAccaatgaagaaaaataattcatctATTCATCTTTTGCTCTTTGAAATTCGttcacaattattcaaattacagtttttactaaaaaaaatttcaactttataattttaaaactgtttttctgTAAGATCCTTGATTATTTTGACAATTAGTAATGTTGATACATTTATATTACACTCACagtttaacaataataatttgtagGTATTACAGTATGCACTGTAATTTTGTACTTAGAAGAAAGCATGATAATAGGATACTAAAACATTTATTGCTGCTTTTATAAAAccacaaaataatattgatgagCTCGAGACCTTTACTAAAAACAAATCTAAAGAGTTGGAAACCGGTCATATTTCTCTAAATACCAGTAATAATGAAGTTGctatattgaaaacaaatctgAAGAGTCAGAAaccagtaatatttttttaaataccagTAATAATGAAGTTGCTACTGTAGATTAGCAAGAGATGATTGTATCAAACAGTTCTGGGTATTCTATTTCCActaaattagataatattttggaatatgAGAAGAATGTagaaaagaatatgaaaatttatatgatGCCATGGCtgattattgtgaaaatacaaataagGATTTTAAAAATGCAAAATGCAAACTATGTTAAAAgag from Diorhabda sublineata isolate icDioSubl1.1 chromosome 5, icDioSubl1.1, whole genome shotgun sequence encodes the following:
- the LOC130444590 gene encoding aladin-like, which encodes MMRTLQDFELPLDGQISLCQINGRVFYTNFDIANLNALTNTLEHHPKIHITRDLLHPTTSGDEGKALFLPVDVSFLKQLTQVYYEQGYIEALHTAASHNQLFISKSSKAILALLKYIRKVRLLINPNLRYSGPSLIGNYTQTRNWLNTTIRYISWHPYCIKVAIVTCDDSVRIFSNDSNSVSPLLKYKLQKHITCVAWRPMSNTEIAVAHENGIIVWNIDPNSLITRPSISNATVLQREDHRPVMSMAWSPKGDKLATVAACDRTIYIWDVELGKTSILKRSGGSGNILIKWSPTGEKLLTCTNSLVFRVWDCRNWECERWTVLNGRVQSACWSNCGTTLLFATDTETIIYGVIVKHDLIFTSDSDTSSNQALPIFDISKVDIDGVIVGGLVQCMESDPKGKLLAVMFQDTDCIAVFNIVRQQGLQLIASSLINGLPEEKPSTINFLQDFEAGACLSIGWSSGRIQYFPVIYTDLPSTENSFISSTLNSCNASIF